One window of the Anguilla rostrata isolate EN2019 chromosome 13, ASM1855537v3, whole genome shotgun sequence genome contains the following:
- the pfdn5 gene encoding prefoldin subunit 5 — translation MAVNLTELSLPQLEGLKGQLEQEIEFLTSSIGQLKIAQTKYVEAKDSLGVLNKDNEGKELLVPLTSSMYVPGTLSDVEHVLVDVGTGYYVEKNVEETREFFKRKIDFLTKQIEKIQPALQEKHAMKQAVIEVMNMKIQQLHSQQTSQAVTAKA, via the exons ATGGCGGTGAATCTAACCGAACTATCTCTCCCACAGTTGGAAGGTTTGAAGGGCCAGCTGGAACAG GAAATCGAGTTCTTGACTTCTTCAATTGGTCAACTGAAAATAGCCCAGACAAAGTATGTGGAGGCCAAGGACAGTTTGGGCGTTCTCAACAAGGACAATGAAG GAAAAGAGCTTCTGGTCCCCCTCACCAGCTCT ATGTATGTTCCTGGGACTCTCAGTGATGTGGAGCACGTGTTGGTGGATGTAGGAACAGGCTATTATGTGGAAAAG AACGTGGAAGAAACCAGAGAATTCTTCAAGCGCAAAATTGACTTCCTTACGAAGCAGATAGAGAAGATTCAGCCGGCCCTGCAGGAGAAGCATGCTATGAAGCAgg CTGTAATTGAAGTCATGAACATGAAGATTCAGCAACTGCACAGTCAACAGACATCACAAGCTGTGACTGCCAAGGCCTAA